Genomic window (Deferribacterota bacterium):
TCTGTAGCTGCAAATAGCTGTATTAAAGGGATAAATATAAATATAAATATAAGTATAAATATTATTTTATTTTTTAACTGTAATCTCTGAGAAATCATCAATATAATTCTCCGCTAATTTAGCTGAAACAGCACCATCAGCAGTAGCAGTTACTATTTGGTTAATATTGCTTTTCCTCACCCTTATATCACCAGCAGCATATATACCCTCAATATTGGTTTTTGTTGATTCATCGGCATTAATAAAGCCCTCATCATCTAATTCAAGCAAATCCTTATAAGCTTCTGTCTCAGCAAATCTTCCAATATATATAAATACTCCATCTACATCTAAATTTGATTGTTTGTCTTTAACTTTATCATAAAGGGTTAGTTGTTCTACCTTATTTTCACCTGCTATTTCTTTTACTACGCTATTCCATATGAATGTTATTTTGTTATTTTTGAATGCTTTCTCTTGTAATCCCTTTGAGGCTCTTAGAGCATCCCTTCTGTGGATAATATACACTCTTTCAGCAAACCTTGTAAGATAGGTTCCTTCTTGAATAGCAGCATCACCACCGCCAACTACTGCTACAGTCTTATTTTTGTAAAAGGCACCATCACAGGTTGCGCAAAAGGAAACACCTCTGCCATAAAATTTTTCTTCCCCTGGAACACCTAAGTGTTTTGGCTGTGAACCCCCTGCTATTATAACTGCTTTAGCTTTTATTAATCTGTCATTTTCTATATAAATATATTTATAGTTATTTTTAACCTCTAATTTCTTGCACTGACCATATTTTATCTGTACTCCAAATCTAACTGCTTGTTCACAGAAGAGATTGCCTAGCTCACTTCCTGTGATACCTTTTGGAAAGCCAGGGTAGTTCTCAATAAATTCAGTTGATGAGACTTGTCCGCCTGGGAAATTCTTTTCTAAAACTAAAGTGTTTAAAAGATCTCTTCCAGCATAAATTGCTGCTGTTAAACCAGCAGGACCTGCACCTATTATTACTAAATCATATTTTTCTTTTAAATTATCTAAATTAAAAAAATCTTCCATTAAAAACTCCTTATATATGTTTTTATTTTATCAATTGATGGAACCTTTGATTGATATATAACAATGTTGTCTGTATTTAACAAGTAAAAATGTGGAAAACTTCTAACTTTATAATCATGTGATACTTTGTCTATATCTACTATATAAGTTATATCTTTTAGTGGGCTTAGATGATCTTTAGTATTTAATTTATTTCTAATTATTTTTGGGTCTTGTTTTATATCGTATATAATAATAGGGTATAGGTAATTAGTGTCAATTAATCTTAATTCTCTTATAAATTTTAGGTAATGTTTTGTAAACATAGTGTTATCACTAAAAAAAACTAATGCCTTTGGTAGGTTAATCTCATTTAAAGTAAATTTTTTCCCCGAGAGCGTTTCAAAAATAATATTTGGTGCGTTAGTACCAATTTTTAAAGGGTTATTATATCTATAATTAAATAAATAATAGAAGGCTATAGCAACTAATATTAGTATAATTAATGATTTTGGACTAAATAATCGGTAATTAGAAAACATTATTTATTTTTATCGTATTAACTTAATACTAAATATAGATAT
Coding sequences:
- the trxB gene encoding thioredoxin-disulfide reductase — protein: MEDFFNLDNLKEKYDLVIIGAGPAGLTAAIYAGRDLLNTLVLEKNFPGGQVSSTEFIENYPGFPKGITGSELGNLFCEQAVRFGVQIKYGQCKKLEVKNNYKYIYIENDRLIKAKAVIIAGGSQPKHLGVPGEEKFYGRGVSFCATCDGAFYKNKTVAVVGGGDAAIQEGTYLTRFAERVYIIHRRDALRASKGLQEKAFKNNKITFIWNSVVKEIAGENKVEQLTLYDKVKDKQSNLDVDGVFIYIGRFAETEAYKDLLELDDEGFINADESTKTNIEGIYAAGDIRVRKSNINQIVTATADGAVSAKLAENYIDDFSEITVKK